A single uncultured Methanobrevibacter sp. DNA region contains:
- a CDS encoding methanogenesis marker 12 protein, with protein sequence MVFIGMDHGTTGISFCIMSNNGEVIDVFKIGREESKQGKVSAIEELSKRIDLNSVDLMAVTYAMGDGINKIQDISKVDNRGILSIGGAGKVTGGGTSVFGEIENSEIPAIMIPGLHKDSDSLDELFRAAYSHQASPEKVSICYNAFLETGWKNMIVADISSNSVDILIENGKIKGAIDACLGAMGIVHGPLDLKMLRQIDEEGLSANTCFSHAGAIKIADVDGKVANMKNQLLDNYESGDEKAKLAIDTLIMTVAMEIAGLDVVCENEIEGIVLTGSVGSATKPFNFENEINKYFKNKYPLKVISKESGAIGAAQIAMDVYNGKKEILGILVDY encoded by the coding sequence ATGGTTTTTATAGGAATGGATCATGGAACTACTGGAATCTCTTTTTGTATAATGTCTAACAATGGTGAAGTTATAGATGTTTTTAAAATAGGAAGAGAAGAAAGTAAACAGGGTAAAGTGTCTGCTATTGAAGAATTATCTAAAAGAATAGATTTAAATTCTGTTGATTTGATGGCAGTAACCTATGCTATGGGTGATGGAATAAATAAAATCCAGGATATTAGTAAAGTAGATAATCGTGGAATTTTATCTATTGGTGGTGCTGGAAAAGTTACTGGTGGAGGTACATCAGTATTTGGTGAAATAGAAAATTCAGAAATTCCAGCTATTATGATACCTGGCCTTCATAAAGATTCTGATTCATTAGATGAACTATTTAGAGCAGCTTATTCTCATCAAGCTAGTCCTGAAAAAGTTAGTATATGTTACAATGCTTTTTTAGAAACTGGTTGGAAAAACATGATTGTAGCAGATATCAGTTCCAATAGTGTTGATATTCTAATTGAAAATGGTAAAATTAAAGGTGCTATTGATGCATGTTTAGGAGCTATGGGAATTGTTCATGGGCCTTTGGATTTGAAAATGTTAAGACAAATTGATGAGGAAGGTTTAAGTGCAAATACCTGTTTTTCACATGCAGGTGCTATAAAAATAGCTGATGTTGATGGTAAAGTAGCTAATATGAAGAATCAGTTATTGGATAATTATGAATCTGGTGATGAAAAAGCTAAATTAGCTATTGATACTTTAATAATGACTGTTGCTATGGAAATAGCTGGACTTGATGTTGTTTGTGAAAATGAAATTGAAGGTATTGTTTTAACAGGTTCTGTAGGTAGTGCTACTAAACCATTTAATTTTGAAAATGAGATTAATAAGTACTTTAAGAATAAATATCCTTTGAAAGTTATTTCTAAAGAATCTGGAGCTATAGGTGCAGCTCAAATAGCTATGGATGTTTATAATGGTAAAAAAGAGATTTTAGGAATTTTAGTAGATTATTAG
- a CDS encoding LSM domain-containing protein gives MNNNDEVNKLFLQFKGKNVSVDLRDNNCSEGKVIAVDNYLNLVLETENGLETIKGGNVVLVSLKD, from the coding sequence ATGAACAATAATGATGAAGTTAATAAATTATTTTTACAATTTAAAGGTAAAAATGTCAGTGTAGACCTTAGAGATAATAACTGCAGTGAAGGAAAAGTAATAGCTGTTGATAACTACTTAAATTTAGTTCTTGAAACTGAAAACGGTTTAGAAACTATAAAAGGAGGAAATGTAGTTTTAGTTAGTTTAAAAGACTAG
- the surE gene encoding 5'/3'-nucleotidase SurE: protein MKALISNDDGVNATGILAAKNAIEDLCDVYVVAPETQQSGIGHAITLYNPLRINPTTLRDKSQGYGVTGTPTDAVTFGLFEIIDEKPDIMISGINTGFNLGKAELTTSGTIGAALEAASFGIPAIAISQEVTKDYVKFENGTVDIDFSFAGKMLRKLVKIVLKKGLPEGIDLLNVNIPENPVDEEFEVAKLGNRMYTPVIHRRLDPRGKPYYWIGGEPYNSDCEGTDSHYIKKLNKTTITPLKIDLTGDMDLIKEWLE, encoded by the coding sequence ATGAAAGCATTAATAAGTAATGATGATGGAGTAAATGCCACAGGAATATTAGCTGCCAAAAATGCAATTGAAGATTTATGCGATGTTTATGTAGTAGCCCCTGAAACTCAACAAAGTGGAATTGGACATGCAATAACCCTTTACAATCCATTAAGAATAAATCCAACAACATTAAGAGATAAAAGTCAAGGTTATGGAGTAACTGGAACACCAACTGATGCAGTTACTTTTGGATTATTTGAAATAATTGATGAAAAACCAGACATAATGATTTCTGGGATAAATACTGGTTTTAATCTTGGAAAAGCAGAATTAACAACATCAGGTACAATAGGTGCTGCATTAGAAGCTGCAAGTTTTGGAATTCCTGCAATAGCTATTTCTCAGGAAGTTACAAAAGATTATGTTAAATTTGAAAATGGGACAGTAGATATTGATTTTAGTTTTGCAGGAAAAATGCTTAGAAAACTTGTAAAAATAGTACTTAAAAAAGGATTACCTGAGGGTATTGACTTATTAAATGTGAATATACCTGAAAATCCAGTTGATGAAGAGTTTGAAGTTGCTAAACTTGGAAATAGAATGTACACACCAGTAATTCACAGAAGGTTAGATCCACGTGGAAAACCTTATTATTGGATTGGTGGAGAACCTTACAATTCTGATTGTGAAGGAACAGACAGTCATTACATTAAAAAACTAAATAAAACCACCATAACCCCACTTAAAATTGATTTAACTGGAGATATGGATTTAATAAAAGAATGGTTAGAATAA
- a CDS encoding restriction endonuclease gives MEKPQLINFIAKVMEDSGFKIYKNFKTSQRVIDIYAILPTTMGDFGVVVACKNYDRDFEVGVDVLKEMEEAGESLKASKVAVISSSKFTNQATNYALRKNIKLVDRDKLIELAKKYQNKTENQSTLDTQKENEDVIEDYYDYSYDSDDMDYLMRRQDEEDFIYNSNSLYPYDDHSHSHGLLSKLGGHSESRQRASLAPVNSYYYDSSPSFNFDFVGILTKILANPIAAVILVVLVSYGLSYLFGNVLKAGGGAGGLVEMLAALAMSYGLTYFFSERSKFFIIRGTVIFFVSLIILIILIFI, from the coding sequence TTGGAAAAACCACAATTGATTAATTTTATAGCTAAAGTGATGGAGGATTCAGGTTTTAAAATTTATAAGAATTTTAAAACTTCACAAAGAGTTATAGATATTTATGCAATTCTACCTACAACAATGGGGGATTTTGGCGTAGTTGTAGCATGTAAAAATTATGATAGGGATTTTGAAGTTGGAGTAGATGTTTTAAAAGAAATGGAAGAAGCAGGTGAAAGTTTAAAAGCTTCTAAAGTAGCTGTTATTTCATCATCTAAATTCACTAATCAAGCTACTAATTATGCTCTTAGGAAAAATATTAAACTTGTTGATAGGGATAAATTAATTGAATTAGCTAAAAAATATCAGAATAAAACTGAAAATCAATCAACTTTAGATACTCAAAAAGAAAATGAAGATGTTATTGAAGATTATTATGATTATTCTTATGATTCTGATGATATGGACTATTTGATGAGAAGACAGGATGAAGAAGATTTCATCTATAATTCAAATAGTTTATATCCTTATGATGATCATAGTCATTCTCATGGATTATTATCTAAATTAGGTGGACATAGTGAATCTAGACAAAGAGCAAGTTTAGCTCCTGTGAACTCATATTATTATGATTCCAGTCCATCATTTAATTTTGATTTTGTTGGAATTTTAACAAAGATATTAGCTAATCCTATAGCTGCTGTAATTTTAGTTGTACTTGTATCTTATGGATTATCCTATTTATTTGGTAATGTCCTTAAAGCAGGTGGAGGGGCAGGTGGTTTAGTTGAAATGCTTGCTGCACTAGCTATGTCTTATGGATTAACTTACTTCTTTTCAGAAAGAAGTAAATTTTTCATCATTAGAGGAACTGTTATATTCTTTGTTTCTTTGATTATATTGATTATTTTAATTTTTATTTAA
- a CDS encoding oligosaccharide repeat unit polymerase family protein, which translates to MKLKNFDFFSPYIVALAIVIFLTMGYIGSFNYRFEYPLSIQTIGTVLVGTLVFLIGIIIVKFKFTIENHEESKTYTEINNFFSEKLLIILILLAIILQSLNMIFIGGIPLFNSVLKSNATTNIWRIAYPLFLIIINILIAKYYKKRYLILVLIGALIFGLNGYRTSVLGILASVLITMYYIGKIDKKIGILFVGLIVIGLLAIGYIASQSIAGQHWMLNPLELIFYRAGFTLEVFQRILNLGGTTHGHILSMIFSSDSPRTFIGQYVLTDNVCITSTIFGPAYLDFGLIGVLIQMFLMGIFLKMLNIVGKYKKEIGISFYSIILTHTLIWIETGPTDIMIWFLYLLGFIIIILNYKNIKLNKN; encoded by the coding sequence ATGAAATTGAAAAACTTCGATTTTTTCTCACCATATATTGTAGCATTAGCAATTGTAATATTTTTGACAATGGGATATATTGGATCATTTAATTATCGTTTTGAATATCCATTAAGTATCCAGACAATAGGTACTGTTTTAGTTGGAACACTTGTATTTTTAATTGGAATAATTATTGTAAAATTTAAATTTACAATAGAAAACCATGAAGAATCAAAGACATATACTGAGATAAATAATTTCTTTAGTGAAAAATTACTAATTATACTTATATTACTAGCTATTATTCTCCAATCATTAAATATGATATTTATTGGAGGAATTCCTCTTTTTAATAGTGTGTTAAAATCAAATGCAACCACAAATATCTGGAGAATAGCTTATCCCTTATTTTTAATCATAATAAACATATTAATAGCTAAATATTATAAAAAAAGGTATTTAATTTTAGTTTTAATTGGAGCTTTAATATTTGGATTAAATGGATACAGAACATCAGTACTTGGAATATTAGCCAGTGTTCTTATTACAATGTATTATATTGGAAAAATAGATAAAAAAATAGGAATTTTATTTGTAGGATTGATTGTAATTGGATTACTTGCAATTGGATATATTGCATCCCAATCTATTGCAGGCCAACATTGGATGTTAAATCCTCTTGAATTAATATTTTACAGAGCAGGATTTACACTGGAAGTATTCCAGAGAATTTTAAATTTAGGTGGCACTACACATGGACATATTCTATCTATGATATTCTCAAGTGATAGTCCAAGAACATTTATAGGACAATATGTACTTACAGATAATGTTTGTATAACTTCCACAATCTTTGGACCTGCATATCTTGATTTTGGACTAATTGGTGTTTTGATACAGATGTTTTTAATGGGAATATTTTTAAAAATGCTTAATATAGTTGGAAAATATAAAAAAGAGATTGGAATAAGTTTCTATTCCATAATTTTAACACATACTTTAATTTGGATTGAAACAGGACCAACAGACATTATGATTTGGTTCTTATATCTGTTAGGCTTTATTATCATTATTTTAAATTATAAAAATATTAAATTAAATAAAAATTAA
- the cfbB gene encoding Ni-sirohydrochlorin a,c-diamide synthase, with protein sequence MRIILAGTGSAVGKTTISTGIMKALSEEYNVQPFKVGPDYIDPTYHTLATGNTSRNLDSFFMKEGQVRDAFLKAMETKDIAIIEGVRGLYEGIDSINDIGSTASIAKALNAPVILIINSRSLVKSAAALVLGFKALDSEINIAGVILNKVKNNAHYLKTKKSIEELTGVEVIGGITRDDSISIEQRHLGLVPAVERENSLTFIDLWSNIIKESIDLDRLIEIAKEAPKLTSPREPIWNKLNKQKVKIGVAYDEVFNFYYKENIESLEANNCKIEYFSPLKDESLPDVDGLYIGGGYPELFSKELSKNTNILKQIKQFHVENRPIFAECGGLMYLMNSIHEDKQVSIYPYKSILTNKVQALKYTIAEVKQDNIISKKGEKFNGHEFHYSKVLVDDSNIQHKLAFNILRGKGSYNNQDGFIDGNTLASYVHTHVAAMPNFGCNLAISAKEIGG encoded by the coding sequence ATGAGAATTATATTAGCAGGAACAGGTAGTGCAGTTGGAAAAACAACAATATCTACTGGAATTATGAAAGCATTAAGCGAAGAATATAATGTTCAACCATTTAAAGTAGGTCCAGATTACATTGATCCTACATACCATACATTAGCTACTGGAAATACCTCTAGAAACCTTGATTCATTCTTTATGAAAGAAGGTCAAGTAAGAGATGCTTTTTTAAAAGCTATGGAAACTAAAGACATAGCAATTATAGAAGGTGTTCGTGGACTTTATGAAGGTATTGACTCTATAAATGATATTGGAAGTACTGCATCAATAGCTAAAGCTTTAAATGCTCCTGTTATTTTAATTATTAATTCTAGAAGTTTGGTAAAAAGTGCTGCTGCTTTAGTTTTAGGATTTAAAGCACTTGACAGCGAAATTAATATAGCTGGAGTTATTTTAAATAAGGTAAAAAATAACGCTCATTACTTAAAAACCAAAAAATCTATTGAAGAACTTACTGGTGTTGAAGTAATTGGTGGAATTACTCGTGATGATTCCATATCCATTGAACAAAGACATTTAGGTCTTGTTCCTGCTGTTGAACGAGAAAATTCATTAACATTTATTGACCTTTGGTCAAATATAATAAAAGAATCAATTGATTTAGACAGATTAATTGAAATAGCTAAAGAAGCACCAAAATTAACTTCTCCAAGAGAACCTATTTGGAATAAATTAAATAAACAAAAAGTAAAAATTGGAGTAGCTTACGATGAAGTGTTCAATTTCTATTATAAAGAAAATATTGAATCATTAGAAGCTAATAACTGTAAAATTGAATATTTCTCACCTTTAAAAGATGAATCCCTACCAGATGTTGACGGATTATATATTGGTGGAGGATATCCAGAATTATTTTCTAAAGAATTATCTAAAAATACGAATATCTTAAAACAAATAAAACAGTTCCATGTTGAAAATAGACCTATTTTCGCAGAATGTGGAGGTTTAATGTACCTTATGAATTCAATTCATGAAGATAAACAAGTATCCATTTACCCCTACAAATCTATTTTAACTAATAAAGTTCAAGCATTAAAATATACTATAGCAGAAGTTAAACAAGACAATATAATTTCTAAAAAAGGGGAAAAATTTAATGGACATGAATTCCATTATTCAAAAGTTTTAGTAGATGATTCCAACATACAACACAAATTAGCATTTAATATTTTAAGAGGAAAAGGTTCTTATAACAATCAGGACGGATTTATAGATGGAAATACACTTGCAAGTTATGTTCATACACATGTAGCCGCTATGCCTAACTTTGGATGTAATTTAGCTATTTCTGCAAAAGAAATTGGAGGATAA